A single region of the Pontibacter kalidii genome encodes:
- a CDS encoding RNA polymerase sigma factor, with protein sequence MSVTESKGLETLLQGCLKEDREAQRKLYKHFFGYAMSVCARYSKNMEEAKEVLNDGFMKVFTRLKQYDPQKPFKWWLRRIMINTALDNYRHNLKNYHLQDLEAAAPTSDPYDVVQQINYEYLISLVQKLSPGYRAVFNLYVIDGYTHEEIAVILGIAVGTSKSNLAKARANLREALKKSRIEEFKQYV encoded by the coding sequence GTGAGCGTAACAGAAAGCAAAGGGTTGGAGACGTTGCTTCAGGGCTGCCTCAAAGAGGACCGTGAGGCTCAGAGAAAGCTGTACAAGCATTTCTTCGGCTATGCTATGAGTGTTTGCGCCCGCTACTCTAAGAACATGGAAGAAGCAAAGGAAGTGCTCAACGATGGTTTCATGAAAGTGTTCACCCGGCTAAAGCAGTACGATCCGCAAAAGCCCTTTAAATGGTGGCTGCGCCGGATCATGATCAATACCGCACTGGATAACTACCGGCACAATCTGAAGAATTACCACCTCCAGGACCTTGAAGCGGCAGCACCCACATCAGACCCTTATGATGTAGTGCAGCAGATCAACTACGAATACCTGATCTCACTCGTGCAAAAGCTATCTCCAGGATACCGCGCCGTGTTTAACCTCTACGTGATTGATGGCTACACACACGAGGAGATTGCCGTGATACTGGGCATTGCCGTTGGCACCTCGAAGTCGAACCTTGCCAAGGCGAGGGCAAACCTCCGGGAAGCGCTAAAGAAAAGTAGGATAGAAGAGTTTAAGCAATATGTCTGA
- a CDS encoding glycosyltransferase: MIVSVAYFILYFSLFLVLLALLVFNRRRYTVKLREQPRISILIAARNEEHTILRCLHAIEALDYPKDKIEVLIGDDASTDKTRAVIDNFIQGKPQYTCITITQTLGKARGKANVLAHLAKIATTNYFFYTDADIAVPREWVQAMLSEMQEGVGVVTGITSIEGNSFFARLQAMDWLYALGLMQVVSDLGLRVTTMGNNMLLRRQAYEEVGGYESINFSITEDIAIFNEVLRRGWGFRNIYSPHVLALSTPAPTFTAYLQQRRRWMRGSMHLPWYMAIIFILHSAYYPVLLPFFAYTSVGVMLAIFTFKLLLQSLYLHLCLRRLGRSVRWYLYFFFELYLVISSVILIIYFFLPLKTRWKGRKY; encoded by the coding sequence ATGATCGTATCGGTAGCCTATTTTATACTTTACTTCTCCCTTTTCCTGGTGCTGCTGGCCCTGTTGGTGTTCAACCGCAGGCGCTATACTGTAAAGCTGCGGGAGCAGCCGCGCATCAGCATCCTGATCGCCGCCCGAAACGAGGAGCACACCATCCTGCGCTGCCTGCACGCCATCGAGGCGCTGGATTACCCCAAAGATAAGATAGAGGTGCTGATCGGAGATGACGCCTCCACGGACAAGACCCGTGCTGTCATTGATAACTTTATCCAGGGCAAGCCGCAGTATACCTGCATCACCATCACCCAGACCTTAGGGAAGGCCAGAGGCAAGGCTAACGTGCTGGCCCATCTCGCCAAAATCGCCACCACAAACTATTTTTTCTACACTGATGCCGATATTGCCGTGCCCAGGGAGTGGGTGCAGGCCATGCTCTCGGAGATGCAGGAAGGAGTGGGCGTGGTGACAGGCATTACCTCTATAGAGGGCAACAGTTTTTTCGCCCGGCTGCAGGCCATGGACTGGCTGTATGCGCTCGGCCTGATGCAGGTGGTGTCGGATTTGGGGCTGCGGGTAACGACCATGGGCAACAACATGCTGCTGCGCCGGCAGGCTTACGAAGAGGTGGGAGGCTATGAAAGTATAAATTTCTCTATCACGGAGGATATCGCCATTTTTAACGAGGTGCTCAGGCGCGGCTGGGGCTTTCGGAACATCTACAGCCCCCATGTGCTGGCGCTCTCCACACCGGCGCCCACGTTTACGGCCTACCTGCAACAGCGTCGCCGCTGGATGCGGGGCTCCATGCACCTGCCCTGGTACATGGCTATCATTTTTATACTTCATTCGGCCTACTATCCGGTGCTGCTGCCGTTCTTTGCCTATACTTCGGTAGGCGTGATGCTGGCTATTTTTACCTTTAAACTGCTGCTGCAGAGCCTCTACCTGCACCTCTGCCTCCGCCGCCTTGGCCGCAGCGTCCGCTGGTACCTCTACTTTTTCTTCGAACTGTACCTGGTTATTTCCTCCGTCATCCTCATTATTTACTTCTTCCTGCCGCTCAAGACCAGGTGGAAGGGGAGAAAGTATTAG
- a CDS encoding DUF5690 family protein, translated as MIFGFRKSFTVATFDGLEVAGYSYKTLLVVSQVLGYLLAKFYGIKYISELKRTGRGKVILLLTGISWLSWLFFALVPPPYNIAFLFINGFPLGMLWGVVFSYVEGRRSTDFIGATLAVSFIFASGFVKSVGAWLMVQFGVSEFWVPFYTGLVFALPLLLFVFLMEKIPPPSEEDIQLRAERAPMTEGDRKRFVKEFFAGIAACVLIYCFATIFRDIRDNFGAEMWKELGYFSQPSIFSKTEIPITLIILVLIGSMVLIKNNYKALQTAHVFILIGFTIAGASTLLFTTKSIEPFWWMMLVGLGLYMVYIPFNAVFFDRLISTFKYTGNVGFLIYLADSFGYVGSVGVLFSKEIFRVQLNWVTFFSNSVIGLSAIGILLTVFSMVYFGRKYEKLRTRGVSVPKTMQV; from the coding sequence ATGATCTTCGGCTTCCGAAAGTCTTTTACAGTGGCCACTTTCGATGGACTTGAAGTTGCCGGCTATAGCTATAAAACACTACTGGTCGTCAGCCAGGTGCTGGGATACCTGTTGGCCAAGTTCTATGGCATTAAGTATATTTCCGAGCTTAAACGAACGGGCAGGGGGAAGGTGATTCTCCTTCTGACAGGAATTTCCTGGTTAAGCTGGCTGTTTTTTGCTCTGGTGCCGCCTCCTTACAACATCGCTTTTCTGTTCATCAATGGTTTCCCGCTCGGTATGCTTTGGGGAGTCGTTTTCTCGTATGTGGAGGGCAGGAGAAGTACCGACTTCATTGGGGCAACCTTAGCGGTGAGCTTCATCTTCGCCTCCGGGTTTGTTAAATCCGTTGGTGCCTGGCTGATGGTGCAGTTTGGCGTATCCGAATTTTGGGTACCGTTTTATACCGGTTTGGTCTTCGCCCTGCCGTTATTGCTGTTTGTTTTCCTGATGGAGAAAATTCCGCCACCTAGTGAAGAAGACATTCAGCTGAGAGCAGAGCGTGCTCCCATGACCGAAGGAGACCGTAAGCGCTTTGTGAAGGAATTTTTTGCCGGTATAGCAGCCTGCGTGCTGATCTATTGCTTTGCGACCATCTTCCGGGATATTCGCGATAACTTTGGCGCCGAAATGTGGAAAGAGCTGGGGTATTTTAGCCAGCCGTCCATATTCTCAAAAACAGAAATCCCCATCACCCTGATTATACTTGTTTTGATCGGCAGCATGGTGCTCATCAAGAACAATTATAAAGCTTTGCAAACGGCACATGTTTTTATTCTGATCGGATTTACCATCGCCGGGGCTTCAACCTTGCTCTTTACCACGAAATCAATAGAGCCATTCTGGTGGATGATGCTGGTCGGGCTGGGTTTGTACATGGTATACATCCCGTTTAATGCTGTATTCTTCGACCGGTTGATTTCCACCTTTAAGTATACCGGAAACGTAGGTTTTTTAATTTATCTAGCTGATTCATTCGGGTATGTGGGCAGCGTGGGGGTACTGTTCAGCAAAGAGATCTTCAGGGTACAATTAAACTGGGTAACGTTCTTTTCAAACAGTGTGATAGGCCTTTCAGCGATCGGCATTTTACTCACTGTTTTTTCTATGGTTTATTTCGGAAGGAAGTATGAAAAGCTCAGGACCAGAGGAGTAAGCGTTCCTAAAACAATGCAAGTATAA
- a CDS encoding polysaccharide deacetylase family protein: protein MLRLYKTPWLLKKLLPRYTWHREVQGKVLFLTFDDGPIPEITPWVLEQLEKYGAKATFFCVGDNVAKHPEVARQALAQGHKLANHTFNHLKGWQTPLQQYVQNTEACQQELEKLQPETESLFRPPYGRITGRQAQQLRGKYELVMWDVLTNDYDQRLAPEECLRQSIKSTRSGSIIVFHDSLKAQRNLMHALPRYLDHFTKLGYTFETL, encoded by the coding sequence TTGCTCCGCCTCTACAAAACGCCCTGGTTGCTGAAGAAGCTGTTGCCCCGCTACACCTGGCACCGCGAGGTGCAGGGCAAGGTGCTTTTCCTTACGTTTGATGACGGTCCGATTCCGGAGATAACCCCGTGGGTGCTGGAGCAACTGGAAAAGTATGGGGCAAAGGCTACCTTCTTTTGCGTGGGCGATAATGTGGCAAAGCACCCGGAGGTGGCGCGGCAGGCGCTGGCACAGGGGCATAAGCTGGCAAACCATACCTTTAACCACCTGAAAGGCTGGCAGACACCATTGCAGCAGTATGTGCAGAACACCGAAGCCTGCCAGCAGGAACTGGAGAAGCTGCAACCCGAAACTGAAAGTCTTTTCCGTCCGCCTTACGGGCGCATTACCGGAAGGCAGGCGCAGCAGCTGCGCGGCAAGTATGAACTGGTGATGTGGGACGTGCTCACCAACGATTACGACCAGCGCCTTGCGCCGGAGGAATGCCTGCGACAAAGTATAAAAAGTACCCGGAGCGGCAGCATCATCGTATTCCACGATAGCCTGAAGGCCCAACGTAATCTGATGCATGCCCTGCCGCGCTACCTGGACCATTTCACGAAGCTGGGCTATACTTTCGAGACCCTATGA
- a CDS encoding DUF5777 family beta-barrel protein, producing the protein MVKLSFLLVLVCLPLTFAQAQDELLKLAEATDSAASEAVSGSFKATRLVNGHSVETNGEGVLLFLISHRFGTLNSGAYEFFGLDQATLRLGLEYGLTDRLNVGIGRSSLEKTFDGFLKYKLLQQQTKRGMPVTLTLFTSTAIRSLKWPDEEESLDLEHRFTYTHQLLIARKFTERLSLQLSPTLVHRNLVPARQDENDVYALGGGGRFKLTKRTSFNAEYYYLLSDQTREDFRNTLSLGFDIETGGHVFQLIFTNAQGMVEKFFVPQNTGYWSKGDIYFGFNISRTFDLKGGEEW; encoded by the coding sequence ATGGTAAAACTAAGTTTTCTTCTGGTGCTGGTTTGTCTGCCCCTGACTTTTGCGCAGGCACAGGACGAGCTACTGAAACTGGCAGAAGCCACTGACAGCGCCGCCTCCGAAGCTGTGAGTGGTAGCTTCAAAGCAACGCGGCTGGTGAACGGCCACTCGGTGGAGACGAACGGCGAAGGCGTCCTGCTCTTTTTGATCTCCCACCGCTTTGGCACCCTGAACAGTGGCGCCTATGAGTTCTTTGGCCTCGATCAGGCCACCTTACGCCTTGGCCTGGAGTATGGCCTGACCGATCGCCTGAATGTGGGCATCGGGAGAAGCTCGCTTGAAAAAACGTTCGACGGCTTTCTGAAATACAAGCTACTGCAGCAGCAAACAAAACGGGGCATGCCGGTAACACTTACGCTCTTTACCAGTACCGCTATCCGGTCTCTTAAGTGGCCGGATGAGGAAGAAAGCCTTGATCTGGAACACCGGTTTACCTACACGCACCAGTTGCTGATTGCCCGCAAGTTCACGGAGCGGCTGTCCTTGCAGCTATCCCCTACCCTGGTGCACCGCAACCTGGTGCCAGCACGCCAGGACGAAAACGACGTCTATGCACTAGGAGGCGGCGGACGTTTTAAACTCACCAAACGCACCTCCTTCAATGCAGAGTATTATTACCTGCTCTCCGACCAGACGCGCGAAGACTTCAGGAACACCCTTTCCCTGGGATTTGATATTGAGACGGGTGGGCATGTATTCCAACTGATCTTCACCAATGCGCAAGGCATGGTCGAGAAGTTTTTTGTGCCACAGAACACAGGCTACTGGTCGAAAGGAGACATCTACTTCGGTTTCAATATCTCGCGCACATTCGATTTAAAGGGGGGCGAGGAATGGTGA
- a CDS encoding YceI family protein, giving the protein MRQLTLLLAILLLSSADVLAQERFFTRTGHIWFFSDAPLEDIEAHNRKVVSILDVGTGDMVFSVPMKEFEFRKSLMQTHFNENYVESDKYPKATFKGKVTNIQAVDLERDAAYEVRVKGVLHIHGQDKSIDTVGILEVRAGRLLGKSTFTVTPQEFGIKIPRLVRNNIARQIDITVDVVYEPFTENSL; this is encoded by the coding sequence ATGAGACAACTTACCCTACTCCTTGCAATACTCTTACTTAGCAGCGCCGACGTTCTGGCGCAAGAGCGATTCTTTACCAGGACCGGCCACATTTGGTTCTTTTCCGATGCTCCCCTGGAAGACATTGAAGCACATAACAGAAAGGTGGTGTCAATACTGGATGTAGGCACCGGGGATATGGTCTTCTCAGTGCCGATGAAGGAGTTTGAGTTCCGGAAGTCCCTGATGCAAACACACTTCAATGAAAACTATGTGGAATCCGATAAGTACCCGAAAGCTACCTTCAAGGGGAAGGTAACTAACATCCAGGCAGTTGACCTGGAAAGGGATGCAGCCTATGAAGTGCGGGTGAAAGGCGTGCTCCACATACATGGGCAGGACAAATCCATAGATACCGTCGGGATACTGGAAGTAAGAGCGGGGCGGCTGCTTGGCAAATCCACTTTCACCGTTACCCCACAGGAGTTCGGCATTAAGATCCCCCGGCTGGTGCGAAACAACATCGCCAGGCAAATCGACATCACAGTGGACGTAGTGTATGAGCCATTCACCGAAAACAGCCTTTAG
- a CDS encoding asparaginase, with product MQVVKVDIDTAAPLHPEASILIIYTGGTVGMVFDEKEQHLVPFNFSQITEHVPELRQFNYLLTVLSIEPAIDSSNVSVQDWLMLARLIEENYEKYDGFVVLHGTDTMAYSASAMSYLLENLQKSVIFTGAQVPIGRIRTDARENLITALQIAATKEQGRSVVPEVCIYFRNLLLRGNRSKKVESSHFDAFKSDNYPPLAETGIELDFSFESILPYPQQPFRVHHALNDKVAILKLFPGITAHVVQSILQAPGLQGLVLETFGSGNAPTVPWFLELLQEAIGRGILILNVSQCDEGRVDQGRYETSKYLLNMGVIGGADITTEAAISKLMYVLAHEELSHQERERLLQQNLRGEISL from the coding sequence ATGCAGGTTGTAAAAGTAGACATCGACACTGCCGCGCCGCTGCATCCGGAGGCCTCCATCCTTATTATCTACACCGGCGGCACCGTAGGGATGGTGTTTGATGAGAAGGAGCAGCACCTGGTGCCGTTCAACTTCTCGCAGATCACAGAGCACGTGCCGGAGCTGCGGCAGTTTAACTACCTGCTCACGGTGCTAAGTATAGAACCTGCCATCGACTCCTCCAACGTGTCGGTGCAGGACTGGCTGATGCTGGCCCGGCTGATCGAGGAGAACTACGAGAAGTATGACGGCTTTGTGGTGCTGCACGGCACGGATACGATGGCCTACTCCGCCTCAGCGATGAGTTACCTGCTGGAGAACCTGCAGAAGTCGGTGATCTTTACCGGCGCCCAGGTACCCATTGGCCGCATCCGCACCGATGCGCGCGAAAACCTGATCACCGCCCTGCAGATTGCCGCCACCAAAGAGCAGGGTAGAAGCGTGGTGCCGGAGGTGTGCATTTACTTCCGTAACCTGCTGCTGCGCGGCAACCGCTCCAAGAAAGTAGAGAGCAGCCATTTCGATGCCTTCAAATCCGACAACTACCCGCCCCTGGCTGAGACGGGCATTGAACTGGATTTTAGTTTCGAGAGCATACTGCCGTACCCGCAGCAGCCATTCAGGGTGCATCATGCCTTAAACGATAAAGTGGCCATTCTCAAGTTGTTCCCGGGCATTACGGCGCATGTAGTGCAAAGTATACTTCAGGCGCCGGGGCTGCAGGGGCTGGTGCTGGAGACCTTCGGCTCTGGAAACGCGCCGACGGTGCCGTGGTTTTTGGAACTGCTGCAGGAGGCCATAGGCCGGGGTATACTTATCCTGAACGTATCGCAGTGCGATGAGGGGCGGGTAGACCAGGGCCGTTACGAAACGAGCAAGTACCTGCTGAACATGGGGGTGATTGGCGGGGCCGATATTACCACCGAGGCGGCCATCTCTAAGCTGATGTATGTGCTGGCACACGAGGAACTTAGCCACCAGGAGCGTGAGCGACTGCTGCAGCAGAACCTTCGCGGCGAGATAAGTCTTTAA
- a CDS encoding TatD family hydrolase: MNLVDSHAHIYSEKFDADRAKAMERAQEQGVSKVYMPNIDHTSIDAMLEAEEKYKGACLPMMGLHPTSVDKDFERELYLVEEWLGKRPFAAVGECGIDLYWDKTFLPQQQEALKVQVELARKYKLPIVLHTRDSFNETYEIIAAAQDGSLKGIFHCFSGTVEEAEKVKELGFLMGIGGVATFKNGGLDKVLPYVQLEDLVLETDCPYLAPTPHRGKRNEPVYLPLIAQRVAELMQRPVEEVAEKTTANALNLFKL; this comes from the coding sequence ATGAATTTAGTTGATTCGCACGCACATATTTATTCTGAGAAATTCGATGCCGACAGGGCCAAGGCTATGGAGCGGGCGCAGGAGCAAGGGGTGAGCAAAGTATACATGCCCAACATCGACCACACTTCCATAGACGCCATGCTGGAGGCCGAGGAGAAGTATAAAGGCGCCTGCCTTCCGATGATGGGCCTGCACCCCACCTCGGTAGACAAGGATTTTGAGCGGGAGCTATACCTGGTGGAGGAGTGGCTGGGCAAGCGCCCCTTTGCGGCAGTAGGGGAGTGCGGCATCGACCTGTACTGGGACAAAACCTTTCTGCCGCAACAGCAGGAGGCCCTGAAGGTACAGGTAGAGCTGGCCAGAAAGTATAAACTGCCCATCGTGCTGCACACCCGCGACTCCTTTAACGAAACCTACGAGATCATCGCTGCTGCCCAGGATGGCAGCCTGAAAGGTATTTTCCATTGCTTTAGCGGCACCGTGGAGGAGGCGGAGAAGGTGAAGGAGCTGGGCTTTCTGATGGGCATAGGCGGGGTGGCTACCTTTAAGAACGGCGGCCTGGACAAGGTGCTGCCGTATGTGCAGCTCGAGGACCTGGTGCTGGAAACCGATTGCCCCTACCTGGCGCCCACGCCGCACCGCGGCAAGCGCAACGAGCCCGTTTACCTGCCCCTCATTGCCCAGCGTGTGGCTGAACTGATGCAGAGACCGGTAGAGGAGGTGGCGGAGAAAACCACGGCCAATGCCCTCAACCTCTTCAAGCTATAG
- a CDS encoding PP2C family protein-serine/threonine phosphatase, translated as MSDISVPNPQQELNLKKLELTALLEITQAINANLPEASLYKIYRFTLLAQLKIARLTLFVHDENWQCRICAGTEQDFTKAQLPEEVLQLKEITKVSKLPVEKKWRCFDIVIPILHNGKVLAFVMVGKIDKYSSSLDALNFIQTISNIMLVAIENLRMARQRLAQESIRREIEIAREVQSMLFPKSLPNDRDVTIHASYIPHSSIGGDYYDFIEIDADQFLFCVADVSGKGVPASLLMSNFQAGLRTILRQTSDLNTVVSELNHLIYRNAIAEKFITTFVALYNRRTRELSYVNAGHNAPILLYENNTHTLLNDGCTMLGVFDVLPFMNVGKVHVPEKSIVLAYTDGLTEVFDEDEAEFGVEGTIDFLIRHRYLSSKMLHLQLLREINLYNEEANFNDDITLLSCRFK; from the coding sequence ATGTCTGATATATCCGTACCGAATCCACAGCAGGAACTTAATTTGAAAAAGCTGGAGTTGACGGCGCTGCTTGAGATCACGCAGGCCATCAACGCCAACCTGCCGGAGGCTTCGCTGTACAAAATATACCGCTTTACCCTGCTGGCTCAGTTAAAGATTGCCCGCCTTACACTGTTTGTGCACGACGAGAACTGGCAGTGCAGGATATGTGCCGGCACCGAGCAAGACTTTACCAAAGCGCAGCTGCCGGAGGAGGTACTGCAGTTGAAGGAGATCACGAAAGTGTCGAAACTGCCGGTAGAGAAGAAGTGGCGCTGCTTTGATATCGTGATCCCGATTTTGCACAATGGCAAGGTGCTGGCCTTTGTGATGGTTGGTAAGATTGATAAATACTCCAGCAGCTTGGATGCCCTCAATTTCATTCAGACGATCAGTAACATCATGCTTGTGGCCATCGAGAACCTTCGCATGGCACGCCAGCGCCTGGCCCAGGAATCCATTCGCCGCGAGATAGAGATCGCCCGCGAGGTGCAGTCTATGCTGTTCCCCAAAAGCCTGCCCAATGATAGGGACGTGACCATACATGCCAGCTACATTCCGCACTCTTCCATTGGCGGCGACTACTACGATTTCATAGAGATAGATGCTGACCAGTTCCTGTTCTGCGTGGCGGATGTGTCGGGTAAGGGCGTGCCGGCCTCGCTGCTGATGTCGAACTTCCAGGCAGGTTTGCGCACCATCCTGCGCCAGACTTCAGACCTGAACACTGTAGTGTCGGAGCTGAACCACCTGATCTACCGCAACGCGATCGCAGAGAAGTTTATCACCACCTTTGTGGCCCTCTATAACCGCCGCACCCGCGAACTAAGCTATGTGAATGCCGGCCATAACGCGCCCATACTCCTGTATGAGAATAACACGCACACGCTCCTGAACGATGGCTGCACCATGCTGGGCGTGTTTGATGTGCTGCCGTTCATGAACGTGGGTAAGGTGCACGTGCCGGAGAAATCCATCGTGCTGGCTTACACGGATGGCCTGACGGAGGTTTTCGATGAGGACGAGGCGGAGTTTGGGGTGGAGGGTACGATAGACTTTCTTATCCGCCACCGCTACCTGAGTTCCAAGATGCTGCACCTGCAGCTGCTCCGCGAAATAAACCTCTACAACGAGGAGGCCAACTTCAACGACGACATCACCCTGCTCTCCTGCCGGTTTAAGTAA
- a CDS encoding TetR/AcrR family transcriptional regulator, translated as MKEKIISKAVGVFNRKGISKATLRDIARELTISDGHLRYYFKTKEELVLSIFSEMEKEITSHATPTVAYLEDAQALVVPLTNIYRVMYRYIFFFTESTAILETFPKVYFAYEQLFQSRREMFLAIFEQYKREGVFEGKVEAHLFPLLFEQVFIISDSWVRYARLPHNRHLSQEKQIQHYVAVTVSLLLPYFNARLKNGVMAWLKQVE; from the coding sequence ATGAAGGAGAAGATCATCAGCAAGGCAGTCGGAGTCTTTAACAGGAAAGGTATCAGCAAGGCCACCCTCCGGGATATTGCCCGGGAGTTAACCATCAGCGACGGGCATCTGCGGTACTACTTTAAGACCAAGGAAGAACTGGTGCTATCCATTTTTTCAGAAATGGAAAAAGAAATAACCTCTCATGCCACCCCGACCGTCGCTTACCTTGAAGATGCGCAGGCTTTGGTGGTTCCCCTGACCAACATTTACAGGGTCATGTACCGGTATATCTTCTTCTTCACAGAATCAACGGCTATACTGGAGACATTCCCCAAAGTATACTTCGCCTACGAGCAATTATTCCAAAGCAGGAGGGAGATGTTCTTAGCCATTTTTGAGCAGTATAAAAGAGAAGGCGTATTTGAGGGCAAAGTGGAAGCTCACCTGTTTCCGCTGCTATTCGAGCAGGTGTTCATTATCTCAGATAGTTGGGTAAGGTATGCCCGGCTGCCGCACAACCGACACCTCAGCCAGGAAAAGCAGATACAGCACTATGTGGCAGTGACAGTATCGTTGCTCCTGCCATACTTCAATGCCCGGTTAAAAAACGGGGTCATGGCCTGGCTTAAGCAGGTTGAATAA
- a CDS encoding CHRD domain-containing protein, whose product MKTYRISFGILSTMLLSLVLGLSSCNDDDDDGDMPTPVDEVVMLREVTLSGAQEVPPNSSEATGTFKGQYNKDTKRLSYTITFEGITPTAMHFHKGAPGMAGPIVIPINPGSNPYSGSNPFESPLSGSTSALTTEQEADLLAGNWFLNIHSAEFPDGEIRAQIIQ is encoded by the coding sequence ATGAAAACGTACCGCATATCCTTTGGAATACTGAGCACAATGCTGCTAAGCCTGGTGCTTGGGCTGAGTAGCTGCAACGATGACGATGATGACGGCGACATGCCCACTCCGGTAGATGAAGTCGTGATGCTACGCGAGGTTACCCTCAGCGGAGCACAGGAGGTGCCGCCAAACAGTTCAGAGGCAACAGGCACCTTCAAAGGCCAATACAATAAGGATACAAAGAGGCTGTCCTATACCATCACCTTTGAGGGCATAACCCCCACCGCCATGCACTTCCATAAGGGGGCGCCAGGTATGGCCGGGCCTATCGTTATTCCGATAAACCCTGGCTCAAATCCTTATTCAGGCTCCAATCCTTTCGAAAGTCCCCTCTCAGGATCTACCTCAGCCCTGACAACGGAACAGGAGGCAGACCTCCTGGCCGGCAACTGGTTCCTGAACATACACAGTGCCGAGTTTCCTGATGGAGAGATCCGAGCGCAGATCATACAATAG